A genomic window from Streptomyces sp. NBC_01429 includes:
- a CDS encoding hydrogen peroxide-inducible genes activator, translating into MVVRQQHPGRPPAPHPGQSVARAKQPSLSQLRAFAAVAEHLHFRDAAAAIGMSQPALSGALSALEEVLGVQLVERTTRRVLLSPAGERLAVRAKAVLYAVGALLDEAEAVRAPFTGVLRFGVIPTVAPYLLPSVLRLVQERYPVLDLQVHEEQTSSLLEGLLAGRLDLLLLAVPLGQPAVTELPLFEEDFVLITPDGHEFGGRRDLPREALRELPLLLLDEGHCLRDQALDICREAGRADGVPVTTTAAGLSTLVQLVAGGLGVTLLPRTAVRVETGRSDRLATGYFADPAPARRIALAMRTGAARAAEFEEFAAALREALRELPVRVAPQPSGVTPSAGRRAASSATAVAWRPASPA; encoded by the coding sequence ATGGTCGTAAGGCAGCAGCACCCCGGCCGCCCCCCGGCGCCGCACCCGGGGCAGTCCGTGGCGCGCGCCAAGCAGCCCAGCCTCTCCCAGCTGCGCGCCTTCGCCGCCGTGGCCGAGCATCTGCACTTCCGGGACGCGGCCGCCGCGATCGGCATGAGCCAGCCCGCGCTGTCCGGGGCGCTCTCCGCGCTGGAGGAGGTGCTCGGCGTGCAGCTCGTGGAGCGTACGACGCGCCGGGTGCTGCTCTCCCCGGCCGGTGAACGCCTCGCGGTCCGCGCCAAGGCGGTGCTGTACGCGGTGGGGGCGCTGCTGGACGAGGCCGAGGCCGTACGGGCGCCCTTCACCGGGGTGCTCAGGTTCGGCGTGATCCCGACCGTGGCGCCGTACCTGCTGCCCTCGGTGCTGCGGCTGGTGCAGGAGCGCTATCCGGTGCTCGACCTCCAGGTCCACGAGGAGCAGACGTCGTCGCTGCTGGAGGGGCTGCTCGCAGGGCGGCTGGACCTGCTGCTGCTCGCCGTGCCGCTCGGTCAGCCGGCCGTCACCGAACTGCCGCTGTTCGAGGAGGACTTCGTCCTGATCACCCCCGACGGACACGAGTTCGGCGGACGCCGTGACCTGCCGCGCGAGGCGCTGCGCGAGCTGCCGCTGCTGCTGCTCGACGAGGGGCACTGCCTGCGCGACCAGGCCCTCGACATCTGCCGGGAGGCGGGCCGCGCGGACGGGGTGCCCGTGACCACCACCGCGGCGGGGCTGTCCACCCTCGTCCAGCTGGTCGCGGGCGGACTCGGCGTCACGCTGCTGCCGCGTACGGCGGTACGGGTCGAGACCGGCCGCAGCGACCGGCTCGCGACCGGGTACTTCGCCGACCCCGCGCCCGCCCGCCGGATCGCGCTGGCGATGCGGACGGGCGCGGCGCGGGCCGCGGAGTTCGAGGAGTTCGCCGCCGCGCTGCGCGAGGCGCTGCGGGAGCTGCCGGTACGGGTGGCGCCCCAGCCGTCCGGCGTCACTCCGAGCGCAGGCCGTCGGGCCGCATCATCCGCCACAGCGGTGGCATGGAGACCAGCGTCACCAGCGTGA
- a CDS encoding AI-2E family transporter, which yields MSRVPSWLGQVGAELTRMGERLDQRRAEAEAEAEDGPLRVATRDSVPPPPAHAPAAAPEPDPSAAIPWGMRVAGEAAWRLLVLAGTLWVLMRVIGAVQLVVLAFVLGLLITALLQPTVAWLKRYGVPRGLATALTAIAGFVIMGLVGWFVVWQVMENIDDVSNRVTQGINELKAWLLNSPFHVTEAQINDIAKTLSDAVGSNTEKITSAGLQGLTVLLEVLTGMFLAMFSTLFLLYDGSKIWNWSLKFVPAQAREGVAGAGPRAWHTLTAYVRGTVLVALIDAVFIGLGLYFLDVPLAVPLAVFIFLGAFVPLVGALFSGALAVVVALVTQDVFTALMVLLVVLGVQQIEGHVLQPFILGRAVRVHPLAVILSVAAGSLVAGIAGAVVAVPLVAVTNTVVGYLRAYSQEQSLRDSPPPHGATAHATAPTPPPGPVTPATVAAPDVSGASPAPEPDPGPAPAPGPAAPPAPSVRPATAEAGDGTA from the coding sequence ATGTCAAGAGTGCCATCGTGGCTCGGTCAAGTGGGTGCGGAGCTCACCCGCATGGGAGAGCGCCTGGACCAGCGCCGCGCCGAAGCCGAAGCCGAAGCCGAGGACGGCCCTCTCAGGGTCGCCACGCGGGACAGCGTCCCCCCGCCCCCCGCCCACGCGCCCGCCGCGGCGCCCGAACCCGATCCGTCCGCCGCCATTCCGTGGGGGATGCGGGTCGCGGGTGAGGCGGCCTGGCGGCTGCTCGTCCTCGCGGGCACGCTCTGGGTGCTGATGCGCGTCATCGGCGCCGTACAACTGGTCGTGCTGGCCTTCGTCCTCGGGCTGCTCATCACGGCGCTGCTCCAGCCGACCGTCGCCTGGCTCAAGCGCTACGGGGTGCCGCGCGGGCTCGCCACCGCCCTCACCGCGATCGCCGGCTTCGTCATCATGGGGCTGGTCGGCTGGTTCGTGGTGTGGCAGGTCATGGAGAACATCGACGATGTCTCCAACCGGGTCACCCAGGGCATCAACGAGCTGAAGGCATGGCTGCTCAACAGCCCGTTCCATGTCACCGAGGCGCAGATCAACGACATCGCGAAGACGCTGAGCGATGCCGTCGGCTCCAACACCGAGAAGATCACCTCCGCCGGGCTCCAGGGCCTGACGGTGCTGCTCGAGGTGCTGACCGGCATGTTCCTGGCGATGTTCTCGACGCTCTTCCTGCTGTACGACGGCAGCAAGATCTGGAACTGGTCGCTCAAGTTCGTGCCCGCCCAGGCCCGCGAGGGCGTCGCCGGGGCCGGGCCGCGCGCCTGGCACACGCTCACCGCCTATGTGCGCGGGACCGTGCTGGTGGCCCTGATCGACGCGGTGTTCATCGGTCTTGGGCTCTACTTCCTCGATGTCCCGCTGGCCGTGCCGCTCGCCGTCTTCATCTTCCTCGGCGCGTTCGTCCCGCTGGTCGGCGCGCTGTTCTCCGGGGCGCTGGCCGTCGTCGTGGCGCTGGTCACCCAGGACGTGTTCACCGCGCTGATGGTGCTGCTGGTCGTGCTCGGCGTCCAGCAGATCGAGGGTCATGTGCTCCAGCCCTTCATCCTGGGCCGTGCCGTACGGGTGCATCCGCTGGCCGTGATCCTCTCCGTCGCGGCCGGGAGCCTGGTGGCTGGCATCGCCGGGGCGGTGGTGGCGGTGCCGCTGGTGGCGGTCACCAACACCGTCGTCGGCTATCTGCGCGCGTACAGCCAGGAACAGAGCCTGCGGGACTCGCCCCCGCCGCACGGCGCGACAGCGCACGCCACGGCGCCGACGCCGCCGCCCGGCCCGGTGACCCCCGCCACGGTCGCCGCTCCCGACGTCTCCGGCGCCTCGCCGGCCCCCGAGCCCGATCCCGGACCGGCGCCCGCGCCGGGTCCCGCCGCGCCGCCCGCGCCGTCCGTACGTCCCGCCACGGCGGAGGCCGGGGACGGCACGGCGTGA
- a CDS encoding SPFH domain-containing protein: protein MSSTSTSTAAAADEAPEMPTPRVREVPAHSVGGGLALLLGLAGLGVAAALIAAGSTMTSAAPKGILIALGVATGIAAFFAMCGLNTVAPGEARVVQLFGRYRGTIRADGLRWVNPLTSRTKISTRVRNHETAVLKVNDAYGNPIELAAVVVWKVEDTAQAMFEVDDFLEFVSTQTEAAVRHIAIEYPYDAHDEDGLSLRGNAEEITEKLAVELRARVEAAGVHIIESRFTHLAYAPEIASAMLQRQQAGAVVAARRQIVDGAVGMVEAALTRLTEEDIVELDSERKAAMVSNLLVVLCGDRAAQPVVNTGTLYQ, encoded by the coding sequence ATGTCTTCCACCAGTACGTCCACGGCCGCAGCGGCCGACGAGGCACCCGAGATGCCAACGCCGCGGGTGCGCGAGGTCCCCGCCCACAGCGTCGGCGGCGGACTCGCCCTGCTGCTCGGGCTGGCGGGGCTCGGCGTGGCCGCCGCCCTGATCGCGGCGGGCTCCACGATGACCTCCGCCGCACCGAAGGGGATCCTGATCGCGCTCGGCGTGGCGACGGGGATCGCCGCCTTCTTCGCGATGTGCGGGCTGAACACGGTGGCGCCGGGCGAGGCGCGGGTCGTGCAGCTCTTCGGCCGCTACCGGGGCACGATCCGCGCCGACGGGCTGCGCTGGGTCAACCCGCTCACCTCCCGCACCAAGATCTCCACCCGGGTACGGAACCACGAGACGGCGGTCCTCAAGGTCAACGACGCCTACGGCAACCCGATCGAGCTGGCGGCGGTCGTGGTCTGGAAGGTCGAGGACACCGCGCAGGCCATGTTCGAGGTGGACGACTTCCTGGAGTTCGTCTCCACCCAGACCGAGGCCGCCGTGCGCCACATCGCCATCGAGTACCCGTACGACGCCCATGACGAGGACGGCCTCTCGCTGCGCGGCAACGCCGAGGAGATCACCGAGAAGCTGGCGGTCGAGCTGCGCGCCCGGGTGGAGGCGGCCGGGGTCCACATCATCGAGTCCCGCTTCACGCACCTCGCGTACGCCCCGGAGATCGCCTCGGCGATGCTCCAGCGCCAGCAGGCGGGCGCGGTCGTCGCGGCCCGCCGGCAGATCGTGGACGGCGCGGTCGGCATGGTCGAGGCCGCGCTGACCCGGCTGACCGAGGAGGACATCGTCGAGCTGGACTCCGAGCGCAAGGCGGCGATGGTCAGCAATCTGCTGGTCGTGCTCTGCGGGGACCGGGCGGCACAGCCGGTCGTGAACACTGGCACGCTCTACCAGTGA
- a CDS encoding FtsX-like permease family protein: MTPPDGPGETPAHPSAPPDTPPSAPPAVSSPAPPAPLPPVAAGGGPRAWGRDLRLGVRFAVTGGREGWTRTALVALGVGLGVALLFIASSVPHLIDERARRADARFAGTHALFAPADAPGATVGRSDTTLVLGDATTEYRGDTVNGRLLRPDGARPPLPPGLSRLPGPGEIMVSPALRALLDSPRGELLKERLDRRIVGTIGAAGLVDPGELYYYAGSDTLTEATGGWRADGFGAPSPDDPADPLLVPLITMVCVVLLVPVAIFIATAVRFGGERRDRGLAALRLVGADIRMTRRIAAGEALFGSGLGLLTGLGLFLAARPLAGGVRLWGVSAFPGDLVPAPALAALIVVAVPVAAVVVTLVALRSVTIEPLGVVRESLAPRRRLWWRLLMPAAGVGLLQLIGSVGDVGHGADPYPLALGATLMLVGLATLLPWLVEAVVRGLSRGPVPWQLATRRLQLDSGSAARAVSGITVAVAGAIALQMVFGGMHAEFVEVTGRNPTRADISVRADYSSAGLTRRMAEDFRSTEGVTRVIATAEDYVIRPGAVSEGVQPTTSVTVGDCATLRELARLPSCADGDTFVSHLPHDKEQNDWTDRTARPGKPVDLNTSSVNDGSKPVLWTLPASTPTVEARKDSLGREAHGILATPGALDPGRLAVGSTGAALRLDPGVPDAEEHLRNAAARIDPTLRVTTFRSVERDKRYASLQTGLLAGGTATMALIAASLLISQIEQLRERRRALSVLVALGTPRSTLAWSVLWQTAVPVVLGTALAIAGGLTLGALILDMLGKPLADGWVFLPFAGTGMAVVTLVTLVSMPPLWRMMRPDGLRSE; the protein is encoded by the coding sequence ATGACGCCGCCCGACGGCCCCGGCGAGACCCCCGCGCACCCTTCCGCTCCTCCTGACACTCCCCCTTCCGCGCCCCCTGCCGTTTCCTCTCCCGCTCCCCCGGCTCCTCTGCCGCCGGTCGCGGCCGGCGGTGGCCCGCGCGCCTGGGGGCGCGACCTCCGGCTCGGAGTACGGTTCGCCGTCACGGGCGGCCGGGAGGGATGGACCCGCACCGCGCTGGTCGCCCTGGGAGTCGGACTCGGGGTGGCCCTGCTCTTCATCGCCTCGTCCGTACCGCATCTGATCGACGAGCGCGCCCGGCGCGCGGACGCGCGGTTCGCCGGCACGCACGCGCTGTTCGCCCCCGCGGACGCGCCCGGCGCGACGGTGGGGCGCTCGGACACCACCCTCGTCCTGGGCGACGCGACGACCGAGTACCGGGGCGACACGGTCAACGGCCGGCTGCTGCGCCCGGACGGGGCGCGTCCGCCGCTGCCGCCGGGGCTCTCCCGGCTGCCGGGGCCCGGGGAGATCATGGTCTCCCCCGCCCTGCGCGCGCTGCTGGACTCGCCCCGGGGCGAGCTGCTCAAGGAGCGGCTGGACCGGCGGATCGTCGGCACCATCGGCGCCGCCGGACTCGTGGACCCCGGGGAGCTGTACTACTACGCGGGCAGCGACACCCTCACCGAGGCCACGGGCGGTTGGCGGGCCGACGGCTTCGGCGCCCCCTCCCCCGACGACCCGGCGGATCCGCTGCTGGTGCCGCTGATCACCATGGTCTGCGTGGTGCTGCTGGTGCCGGTGGCCATCTTCATCGCCACCGCCGTCCGCTTCGGCGGTGAGCGCAGGGACCGCGGGCTGGCCGCGCTGCGGCTGGTCGGCGCGGACATCCGGATGACCCGGCGGATCGCCGCCGGAGAGGCCCTGTTCGGCTCCGGTCTCGGGCTGCTGACCGGGCTCGGCCTGTTCCTGGCCGCCCGGCCACTGGCCGGCGGGGTACGGCTGTGGGGCGTCAGCGCCTTCCCCGGCGATCTGGTGCCCGCACCCGCGCTGGCCGCGCTGATCGTGGTCGCCGTACCGGTGGCCGCCGTCGTGGTGACCCTGGTCGCGCTGCGCTCGGTGACCATCGAACCGCTCGGGGTGGTACGGGAGTCCCTCGCCCCGCGCCGCCGACTGTGGTGGCGGCTGCTGATGCCCGCGGCGGGGGTCGGGCTGCTCCAGCTGATCGGCTCGGTCGGCGACGTGGGGCACGGCGCCGATCCGTACCCCCTCGCACTCGGCGCGACCCTGATGCTGGTCGGACTGGCCACGCTGCTGCCCTGGCTGGTCGAGGCGGTGGTACGCGGGCTGAGCCGCGGGCCGGTGCCCTGGCAGCTCGCCACGCGCCGGCTCCAGCTGGACAGCGGCTCGGCGGCGCGGGCGGTCAGCGGGATCACCGTGGCCGTCGCCGGGGCCATCGCGCTCCAGATGGTGTTCGGCGGAATGCACGCGGAGTTCGTCGAGGTCACCGGCCGGAATCCGACGCGGGCGGACATCTCCGTCCGCGCGGACTACAGCAGCGCCGGACTCACCCGGCGGATGGCCGAGGACTTCCGCTCCACCGAGGGGGTCACCCGGGTCATCGCCACGGCCGAGGACTACGTCATCCGGCCCGGCGCCGTGAGCGAGGGCGTCCAGCCCACCACCAGTGTGACCGTCGGCGACTGCGCCACCCTGCGGGAACTCGCCCGGCTGCCGTCCTGCGCGGACGGGGACACCTTCGTCTCGCACCTCCCGCACGACAAGGAGCAGAACGACTGGACCGACCGGACGGCCCGGCCGGGCAAGCCCGTCGACCTCAACACCTCCTCGGTGAACGACGGTTCGAAGCCGGTGCTGTGGACGCTGCCCGCGTCGACCCCGACGGTGGAGGCCAGGAAGGACTCGCTCGGCCGCGAGGCCCACGGCATCCTCGCCACCCCCGGCGCCCTCGATCCGGGCCGGCTCGCAGTGGGCAGCACCGGCGCCGCGCTGCGGCTCGATCCCGGGGTCCCGGACGCCGAGGAGCATCTGCGCAACGCCGCGGCCCGGATCGATCCCACACTGCGGGTGACCACGTTCAGGTCCGTGGAACGCGACAAGCGGTACGCCAGCCTCCAGACCGGACTGCTGGCCGGGGGCACCGCCACGATGGCGCTGATCGCCGCGAGCCTGCTCATCTCCCAGATCGAGCAACTGCGCGAGCGCAGAAGGGCGCTGTCGGTGCTGGTCGCCCTCGGCACGCCCCGCTCGACGCTCGCCTGGTCGGTGCTGTGGCAGACCGCCGTACCGGTGGTGCTCGGTACGGCGCTGGCGATCGCCGGCGGGCTGACGCTCGGGGCCCTCATCCTGGACATGCTCGGCAAGCCGCTCGCCGACGGATGGGTCTTCCTCCCCTTCGCCGGCACGGGCATGGCGGTGGTCACGCTGGTGACGCTGGTCTCCATGCCACCGCTGTGGCGGATGATGCGGCCCGACGGCCTGCGCTCGGAGTGA
- a CDS encoding ABC transporter ATP-binding protein, giving the protein MTPAGSLLVAHELRKAYGPTPALDGATFSVHPGEVVAVMGPSGSGKSTLLHCLAGIVGPDSGTVTYRGHELTGLPDAERSALRRTEFGFVFQFGRLVPELTCVENVALPLRLAGAKRRAAERTALEWLERLEVDTVAARRPGEVSGGQGQRVAVARALATAPRVLFADEPTGALDSLNGERVMELLTEAARSTNAAVVLVTHEARVAAYSDREVIVRDGKCGEREYAV; this is encoded by the coding sequence GTGACGCCCGCCGGCTCCCTGCTCGTGGCGCATGAGCTGCGCAAGGCGTACGGGCCGACCCCCGCGCTCGACGGCGCGACGTTCTCCGTCCACCCCGGTGAGGTCGTCGCCGTCATGGGCCCCTCGGGCTCCGGCAAGTCGACCCTGCTGCACTGTCTGGCCGGGATCGTCGGCCCCGACTCGGGCACCGTCACCTACCGGGGCCACGAGCTGACCGGCCTGCCGGACGCTGAGCGCTCCGCCCTGCGCCGTACGGAGTTCGGCTTCGTCTTCCAGTTCGGCCGCCTCGTACCCGAGTTGACGTGTGTGGAGAACGTGGCGCTGCCGCTGCGCCTCGCCGGTGCCAAGCGCCGCGCCGCCGAGCGCACCGCGCTGGAGTGGCTGGAGCGCCTGGAGGTCGACACCGTGGCCGCCAGGCGGCCCGGTGAGGTCTCCGGCGGTCAGGGCCAGCGGGTGGCGGTCGCCCGCGCGCTCGCCACCGCCCCGCGCGTGCTCTTCGCGGACGAGCCGACCGGCGCACTCGACTCCCTCAACGGCGAGCGGGTGATGGAGCTGCTGACCGAGGCCGCGCGGTCCACCAACGCGGCGGTCGTCCTGGTCACCCACGAGGCGCGGGTCGCCGCCTACTCCGACCGCGAGGTCATCGTGCGCGACGGGAAGTGCGGCGAGCGGGAGTACGCCGTATGA
- a CDS encoding alkyl hydroperoxide reductase has protein sequence MSLDELKSALPDYAKDLKLNLGSVIGNSELPKQQLWGTVLACAIASRSPRVLRELEPQARENLTPEAYTAAKSAAAIMAMNNVFYRTRHLLSDPEYGTLRAGLRMNVIGKPGVEKVDFELWSLAVSAANGCGQCLDSHEQVLRGAGVDRETIQEAFKIAAVVTAVGTTLDAEAVLAEAVSV, from the coding sequence ATGTCACTCGATGAGCTGAAGTCCGCGCTGCCGGACTACGCCAAGGACCTGAAGCTGAACCTCGGTTCGGTCATCGGCAACAGCGAGCTGCCCAAGCAGCAGCTCTGGGGCACGGTGCTGGCCTGCGCGATCGCCTCCCGCTCGCCGCGGGTGCTGCGCGAGCTGGAGCCGCAGGCCAGGGAGAACCTGACCCCCGAGGCGTACACGGCCGCCAAGTCGGCCGCCGCGATCATGGCCATGAACAACGTCTTCTACCGGACCCGGCACCTGCTGTCGGACCCCGAGTACGGGACGCTGCGGGCCGGTCTGCGGATGAACGTCATCGGCAAGCCGGGTGTGGAGAAGGTCGACTTCGAGCTGTGGTCGCTCGCCGTCTCCGCCGCCAACGGCTGCGGCCAGTGCCTCGACTCGCACGAGCAGGTGCTGCGCGGGGCCGGAGTGGACCGCGAGACGATCCAGGAAGCCTTCAAGATCGCCGCGGTGGTCACGGCGGTCGGCACGACGCTGGACGCCGAGGCGGTCCTGGCCGAGGCCGTCTCCGTCTGA
- a CDS encoding PadR family transcriptional regulator, with the protein MSIGHTLLGLLESGPRHGYDLKRAFDDQFGHDRPLHYGQVYSTMSRLLRNGLVVVDGVESGGGPERKRYAITDAGITDVEQWLAQPESPDSYLQSTLYTKVVIALLTGRGAAELLDTQRTEHLRRMRELTARKRGGDLADQLICDHALFHLEADLRWLELTAARLDRLAAEVTP; encoded by the coding sequence ATGTCAATCGGTCACACCCTCCTCGGGCTCCTGGAGTCGGGACCGCGCCACGGCTACGACCTGAAGCGCGCCTTCGACGACCAGTTCGGCCACGACCGCCCCCTCCACTACGGACAGGTCTACTCGACCATGTCCCGGCTGCTCAGGAACGGCCTCGTCGTCGTGGACGGAGTCGAGTCCGGCGGCGGCCCCGAGCGCAAGCGGTACGCCATCACCGACGCCGGGATCACCGATGTCGAACAGTGGCTCGCGCAGCCGGAGAGCCCGGACTCCTATCTCCAGTCGACGCTCTACACCAAGGTCGTCATCGCGCTGCTCACCGGCCGGGGCGCCGCCGAACTGCTGGACACCCAGCGGACCGAACACCTGCGCAGGATGCGCGAGCTGACCGCGCGCAAGCGCGGCGGCGACCTCGCCGACCAGCTGATCTGCGATCACGCGCTGTTCCACCTGGAGGCGGACCTGCGCTGGCTGGAGCTGACCGCCGCGCGGCTGGACCGGCTCGCGGCGGAGGTGACCCCGTGA
- a CDS encoding peroxiredoxin — MLTVGDKFPSFDLTACVSLESGKEFSQIDHKTYEGKWKVIFAWPKDFTFVCPTEIAAFGRLNDDFADRDAQILGFSGDSEFVHHAWRKDHPDLTDLPFPMLADSKHELMRDLGIEGEDGFAQRAVFIVDPNNEIQFTMVTAGSVGRNPKEVLRVLDALQTDELCPCNWTKGETTLDPVKLLSGE, encoded by the coding sequence GTGCTCACTGTTGGTGACAAGTTCCCCTCGTTCGATCTGACCGCCTGTGTCTCGCTGGAGAGCGGCAAGGAGTTCTCGCAGATCGACCACAAGACCTACGAGGGCAAGTGGAAGGTCATCTTCGCTTGGCCCAAGGACTTCACTTTCGTGTGCCCGACGGAGATCGCGGCCTTCGGCCGGCTCAACGACGACTTCGCCGACCGTGACGCCCAGATCCTCGGCTTCTCCGGTGACTCCGAGTTCGTGCACCACGCCTGGCGCAAGGACCACCCCGACCTGACCGACCTGCCGTTCCCGATGCTCGCCGACTCGAAGCACGAGCTGATGCGCGACCTCGGCATCGAGGGCGAGGACGGCTTCGCGCAGCGCGCCGTCTTCATCGTCGACCCCAACAACGAGATCCAGTTCACGATGGTGACCGCCGGTTCCGTGGGCCGTAACCCCAAGGAGGTCCTGCGGGTGCTGGACGCTCTCCAGACGGACGAGCTGTGCCCGTGCAACTGGACCAAGGGCGAGACGACCCTCGACCCCGTCAAGCTCCTGTCGGGCGAGTGA
- a CDS encoding transglycosylase domain-containing protein: MGRAEARRAGQHAAPRAARKGGGIRRLFTWKKMLGTFFVLSLLTMGGLFVVYLMVPVPNANAQAEMQSNVYKYSDGTILARTGQVNREIVGLDKIPAKVQRTFVAAENKSFYNDNGVDFKGTARGVFNTLSGKGKQGGSTITQQYVKNYFLTQDQTVTRKLKELVISLKVDRKMTKSEILAGYINTSYYGRGAYGIQAAAQAYYGVDAVDLDVSQGAYLAALLQAPSQYDWATATPAAKKLVTQRWNYVLDNMVEKKWLSAPERAGLKFPVPHEPKAAPGMEGQTGYLVEAANDELAAQGVDKAQIAKGGWTITLNVDKKKQRELVKAVDEQLESKIDRKKNKTDATVQAGATSVDPRTGHVVALYGGVSATEHWISNATRSDYQPASTFKPLVLTSALENGSETQDGRKIGTATKYDGTSKRPVVGSDTPFAPQNEDDRDYGSVDVQKAMNLSINSVFAQMVVDVGPAKVKRTALELGMPDKGFPERPAITLGTMNASTWDMAGVYATLDNHGKKVTPVIVKSAEHRDRETLTTPDVVGKQVVSRETADTVTHVLQGVVKNGSGQEANTSDYQAAGKTGTSESNKSAWFAAYTPQLTTVVALFGESAKEGGGQVTLTGTANSGRANGGGFPARIWADYTLGALNGGSDAKFDLDIARPEKIVPSVTPSTSAPVTSPTPTPSRSETTEPEPDPTPTTSTPTTSPPVSTSPPAPPEPDPGQTSETTEPGGGEADGGADGGGDGTGQDRLPNLL; this comes from the coding sequence ATGGGCCGAGCGGAAGCCAGACGGGCGGGGCAGCACGCTGCGCCCCGCGCGGCCAGGAAGGGGGGCGGCATACGCCGCCTCTTCACGTGGAAGAAGATGCTCGGGACGTTCTTCGTCCTGTCCCTGCTCACCATGGGCGGGCTGTTCGTGGTCTACCTGATGGTCCCGGTGCCGAACGCCAACGCCCAGGCCGAGATGCAGAGCAACGTCTACAAGTACAGCGACGGCACGATCCTGGCCCGTACCGGCCAGGTCAACCGCGAGATAGTCGGCCTGGACAAGATACCCGCCAAGGTCCAGCGCACCTTCGTCGCCGCCGAGAACAAGAGCTTCTACAACGACAACGGCGTGGACTTCAAGGGCACGGCGCGCGGCGTGTTCAACACCCTCTCGGGCAAGGGCAAGCAGGGCGGCTCGACCATCACCCAGCAGTACGTCAAGAACTACTTCCTGACCCAGGACCAGACGGTCACCCGCAAGCTCAAGGAGCTGGTGATCTCCCTCAAGGTCGACCGGAAGATGACCAAGAGCGAGATCCTCGCCGGCTACATCAACACCAGCTACTACGGCCGCGGCGCCTACGGCATCCAGGCCGCCGCGCAGGCGTACTACGGCGTCGACGCCGTCGACCTCGACGTCTCGCAGGGCGCGTACCTCGCCGCGCTGCTCCAGGCACCCAGCCAGTACGACTGGGCCACCGCCACCCCGGCCGCCAAGAAGCTCGTCACCCAGCGCTGGAACTACGTCCTCGACAACATGGTCGAGAAGAAGTGGCTGAGCGCCCCGGAGCGCGCGGGCCTGAAGTTCCCCGTACCGCACGAGCCCAAGGCCGCTCCCGGCATGGAGGGCCAGACCGGCTATCTCGTCGAGGCCGCCAACGACGAACTGGCCGCGCAGGGCGTCGACAAGGCGCAGATCGCCAAGGGCGGCTGGACCATCACGCTCAACGTCGACAAGAAGAAGCAGAGGGAACTGGTCAAGGCCGTCGACGAGCAGCTCGAAAGCAAGATCGACCGCAAGAAGAACAAGACGGACGCGACCGTCCAGGCCGGCGCCACCTCCGTCGACCCCAGGACGGGCCATGTGGTCGCGCTGTACGGCGGAGTCAGCGCCACCGAGCACTGGATATCCAACGCCACCCGCTCCGACTACCAGCCCGCCTCCACCTTCAAGCCGCTCGTGCTCACCTCCGCCCTGGAGAACGGCTCCGAGACCCAGGACGGCCGGAAGATCGGCACGGCCACGAAGTACGACGGCACCAGCAAGCGGCCCGTCGTGGGCAGCGACACCCCCTTCGCCCCGCAGAACGAGGACGACCGCGACTACGGCTCCGTCGACGTCCAGAAGGCGATGAACCTCTCCATCAACTCCGTCTTCGCGCAGATGGTCGTGGACGTCGGCCCCGCGAAGGTCAAGCGGACCGCCCTGGAGCTGGGGATGCCCGACAAGGGCTTCCCCGAACGGCCCGCGATCACCCTCGGCACGATGAACGCCTCCACCTGGGACATGGCGGGGGTGTACGCGACCCTCGACAACCACGGCAAGAAGGTCACCCCGGTCATCGTGAAGTCCGCCGAGCACCGGGACCGCGAGACGCTCACCACGCCCGACGTGGTCGGCAAGCAGGTGGTCAGCCGCGAGACCGCCGACACCGTCACCCATGTCCTCCAGGGCGTCGTGAAGAACGGCTCGGGCCAGGAGGCCAACACCTCGGACTACCAGGCGGCGGGCAAGACCGGCACCTCGGAGTCCAACAAGTCCGCGTGGTTCGCCGCCTACACCCCCCAGCTCACCACGGTCGTGGCGCTGTTCGGCGAGTCCGCCAAGGAGGGCGGCGGGCAGGTCACCCTGACCGGCACCGCCAACTCCGGCCGGGCGAACGGCGGTGGCTTTCCCGCCAGGATCTGGGCGGACTACACCCTCGGCGCGCTGAACGGCGGCTCGGACGCGAAGTTCGACCTCGACATCGCGCGTCCCGAGAAGATCGTCCCGTCGGTCACGCCGAGCACCTCGGCGCCGGTGACGTCGCCGACGCCCACTCCCAGCCGGAGCGAGACCACCGAGCCGGAGCCGGACCCGACCCCGACGACGAGCA